The following coding sequences lie in one Cannabis sativa cultivar Pink pepper isolate KNU-18-1 chromosome 5, ASM2916894v1, whole genome shotgun sequence genomic window:
- the LOC133038294 gene encoding uncharacterized protein LOC133038294: MACSSSEGRVMESRGDVVVLEEEEEEVLRVPVNRNMMAFLWQPGMGMYVKELNLNLFLFQFYHEIDIQRVIDGSPWTYYRKPFIFTRLKEGENLRLVEINHVDMWVQLYDLQIGNMTLSVVIALGNYIGSFVESNPNNFVGVWRDYLRVRVQINVGKPIKRRMKISNEDSSWYWVNMKYERLPTFCFICGIIGHSEKFCPRLFFEAVASPREAVRPGLEGIDTEKTIDLWGAVAPVRGGGPR, from the exons ATGGCATGTAGCAGTAGTGAAGGAAGGGTCATGGAATCTAGAGGTGATGTTGTTGTTCtggaggaagaagaggaagaagtgCTAAGGGTCCCAGTGAACAGG AACATGATGGCATTTCTTTGGCAACCAGGGATGGGAATGTATGTCAAGGAGCTTAATCTGAATTTATTCCTCTTTCAATTCTATCATGAAATTGATATACAAAGGGTCATTGATGGAAGCCCGTGGACTTATTATAGGAAGCCTTTTATTTTCACTAGGCTGAAGGAGGGAGAGAATTTAAGGCTTGTTGAAATCAACCATGTTGACATGTGGGTTCAACTCTACGATTTACAAATTGGAAACATGACACTCAGTGTTGTGATAGCATTAGGAAACTATATTGGATCGTTTGTTGAATCGAATCCGAATAACTTTGTGGGTGTTTGGAGGGACTATTTACGTGTTCGGGTTCAGATTAATGTTGGAAAACCAATCAAACGTCGAATGAAGATTAGTAATGAGGATTCATCTTGGTACTGGGTGAATATGAAGTATGAAAGATTGCCTACTTTTTGCTTCATTTGCGGAATCATCGGACACTCGGAGAAGTTTTGTCCAAGACTTTTTTTTGAAGCCGTTGCATCTCCAAGAGAAGCCGTACGACCTGGACTTGAGGGCATCGACACAGAGAAGACAATCGACCTTTGGGGAGCAGTGGCTCCAGTCAGGGGCGGTGGTCCGAGATGA